The genomic window CAGGAAATATATTAGTAGTGTCAATATTCATTTTCACTCTTGGCTGTAAAGTGAGATGCTGAGCTGTTGTATATTTGGCAACTAGACATTAGCACATGTGGAACGTATCATGGCTCTGAAGTTGGAGCTGATTTGTCAGTTTTCTGTATTGTTAGTTTTATTTGCACAGTTTTCACATGAAGATCTTCTCTGGCCATGGTAACACTATGATGGCATTTGGTTTTAACACTTGTATTCCTCATTGTAGCTCACATATTATATAAGGAAGGTCAGGATGACTCTGAACTTTGGGAGAGAGATCTACTTTAATGAGAATGGTGACTTACCTTCTGTCTATGACATTGTCAACTGGCACATGAATCCAGATGGGACTGTGATACAAATTAATGTTGGCATTTATAATACTTTAGCACCCCTCGAAAAAGCCCTTATCCTCAACTCTAGTCAGATCTCATGGCCTACTGGAGACCAACAGGTgagataatgtgtgtgtgtgatgagagtCAGTGCAGAAGTTCCCCTAGGGCACAAAACGTGAATCAGCTATTACAGTTCAGTAAATATCAgttacagatacagtacatacatgtaGTGCTTCTCAATCTGTTTTCTCTCTCCCCAAAGGGCATTGCTTACACCAGATGGCTCCCATTGGGTGTTCTGTGTAGGAAGGTAGTGCTCCCTTTAGTTGAGCTGTGGTTTCCTATTCGGGATGCAGGAGAGAGAGGTCAAGTCAGGTCAGGAGATGTAACATGGCAGCCTGTAAAGGTACCAGGAAAGCTAAAAATGTTTGAGCAACTACCCCTTGTAGTtcgcataaaataaaaaatcaggaaAAATTCATATCATATTATAAGAGCAATAAATCAGGTTATAGAAATACCTGTAGTGAGATACTGTATAGAAGTTCCCCTCATCGTGCTTGAATAAAACTCTTTGTATAGTCAATGGCTTATTTTCCTATTCAATTGGACAATCTCAATTACATGTATGGAGTACTTTCTGTACTGAAATTAAAGGTTCCACATACCACCTCAGTCATCTCTGGTAATAAAAGGAACCTCCCTGAGGCAGTGTGACTTTGCCCCAGTAACTTACAACTTCTGGGCACAGCAATATCAAAATATCGATTTTCAATCCTCCATCCTGGCGCTGGGTAACTAGGCATGAGGACGAAGCCACAGCTGCACGTCTAACCACTCACACTTAATTGATAGCCTAAGCTCTgagaacttaaagcaaatgtaccatcagtacattccctttaaattgtgcaatggatagaacggcgacggtgtggggaagccggtgccgaatcaatggagccacctcatagaggggcgggggtttcctccaactgggggtgggccagctagtctccagtgcttcaacccgccagtgcccgggaatagaatggcgcAGAACACGTGAATCggaccgtggttcaaaaaaaggacagctacACCCGCTTCCCCGGCTTCCACCGACACCATTCTATCACTGAATGCTTAATGCgaatgtacatttgctttaatgaaaAGCCCAGCGCTCAGGCTGCCAATCATGAAAAAGAAATTTCCACCACCATTGAGCACATGTCAGAGAGTTATGCCTAGCAGCTCTAAGGTACTGGCGCCAAGTCACATTTCCTTgatgaggtgattggttcccttaaattCCAAATAGcagataaggaggaggaggaacccaCTGCACTCACTCACTGAGGCTGGTGGATATTCAGAAAGTCATCAGCAGAGTAATTACAGGCGAAGTAAACATGGGGGACATGCTAGACCGGAGCACTGTCATTGAACTCAGCAAACTAAGTCAATACTttttgttgatttatattttaaaaaattatgtgATTTGCAAAATAATATGATTTTATACCCACAGGTCCCTCGTTCTGTCTGTAGTGAGAGCTGTCCTGTGGGGTATAGGAAGGCGGCTATTCAGGATCATCCTGTCTGCTGCTTTGAGTGTGTCCCCTGTCTACAAGACGAGATCACCAACCAGACAGGTGAGTACTCTCACAATTGTGTCCAAGATCTTCATGATGTTTGTTCCTCTTGTTTTTATGAATTAGAATGAAATTTCATGTTAGCTATAAGCTCTTCCTTTGTgacattattttacttttttatttcattaaaaaaagcaattttttaaTGCCTTTACAGATTCTATTAACTGCATCAGATGTCCATGGGACCAGTGGCCGAATCATAAGAAATCCATCTGTCTGCTTAAACCCATTGAGTTCTTGTCTTATGAAGATGTGTTAGGAGCCACATTAGCCGCATCCAGCTTGATCTCGtccatttttcctctttttatttTGAGGCTTTTTATCAAACATAGAACAACTCCGATTGTAAAAGCCAGCAATTATTCCCTAAGTTGTCTCTTGTTGATGTCCCTTTGTCTTTGCTTCTACTGCTCCTTAGTATTTATTGGCTACCCAGAACGCTACAAATGTCTCCTACGTCAGGTGACCTTTGGTTTGGTTTTCACTCTCTCTGTTGCTTGCATTTTGGCCAAGACGGTTATGGTTGTTCTTGCGTTTATGGCCACCAAACCAGGAAGCAGTCTGAGAAGATGGACAACATTTAGAGTCTCCTATATGATTATTTCTATCTGTTGTTTGTTACAGTTCATCCTATGTGTCACCTGGTTATCCATCACTCCACCATATGCACAATATAACACTTATATAAGACCTGATATTATAATGATTGATTGCAATGAGGGGTCACCCATCGCCTTCTGGACCATGTTAGGTTATCACTTTCTTCTGGCCACCATAAGTTTCATTGTTGCCTTCCTGGCTCGAAATCTTCCCGACAGCTTCAATGAAGCCCAGTATATTACATTCAGCATGTTGGCCTTCCTTAGTGTCTGGATATCTTATATCCCAGCCTCCCTCAGTGCTCAGGGCAGGTACACAGTGGCTATGGAGATCTTTGCCATCTTGGCCTCCAGTTGGGCTTTAGTCATCTGTATGTTTCTCCCTAAGTGTTTTTTCATACTGTTCCGACCTGAGATTAATTCTAAGGAAAACATTATGGGAAAAAACAAAGTTAACACCATATCTGTTCAATAAGATTCCTCAAGATTGATTTTTAGGTAATAACTAGAGGTGGGCCAACTTTTCTAAAATTTGTTTTTGACATTTCACCGAGCTCCAGCAAAAACTTCAGTTAAGACTTTACCTTGTTCGGCTTGGACCTGAAGTTACCCAGTGACCTGAAGACATTGAGGGACGTTTACTAACATGCGCCCCTGGCTTACGCCATGGAAATGTGAGCGGGCTGGGGGTTTATACCTAGAAACAGGTGTAAAGCATTcaaaaatctacatctgctttgagcaggtatagatttttgcTCAATGGACGTGCCTGACGAAGGGCCGGCCGGCTTTACGAAGAGGCATGCTCCTTGTAATAAATCTGGTCAGGGAAAAGGAGGCGGGGCTTTAGTTAAGACTGGCGTAGGAGTCAGTCTTAATAATTGACCCTCATTGTGTAGACCACTATCCAAAAGCAATTAAAGCCCTGTATATTGCAGTTAGGCCACTTAGGAGTGTATTTAAGTAGTTTGAACTCTTTTCTTAAGTAAACTTTACGTCAGCATGTTACAGCAACATGCATAGTTACGGCTTTACAGATGGTACTTGTGGTATCTAAATGCATGTATAAAAAAACACTGCACCAGAAAGTGCAATGACTTCTTTGAAGCGATACAAAAATTATCCCTATTTGGCAGCAGCAACAGGTTTTGCCCTTGTAAAGTGAAGAAGCCATGGCTTTTTACAACACATcaaaaaatatatgcaaatcACCACTAACACCACCTTTTAATTGTAGCTTTCATTTGACTAGGAATACATTCTAAACCAGACATCTCTTCAAAAGGAAAAGTTGCCCATCAGCAGAAAGCTGTTTCAGGGTCAATACGAAGCAGGTTGCTATTGTCATCGGAATCTTTTCTTACGGAGAAATCTCTAGCTTGGCATACTGTatatttcaagttttttttttttttttttttttaagatcccTAGTTGGAATAAGACAGAGACTTTATAATGACAACTCTGGcggggtaagaaaaaaaaaataataattccccTTAATCTAAGTTTAATTCTCACATCACTGGAGAGTCTTCTGCTCTCCACTGTTTCCGGGTTTGGCAGTTTAAATGTGCTGCCCCTCCATTCAGCGCCTCACATGCCTTACAGCTTGCTCATCCAATCGGGGCTGAGCGAGCTTTAAGTCATCTGGTGTCACAACAGATGACGTTGTCGACATAAGATGACCAGTTTCAGGTTCAGTGGTTGACAGAGATCACGTAAGAATATGTTTTAATGCTTctgggcgggagggggggggcatagggAAAGGGGACAGACCGGTGCTTTAATTGCCTGGGGAAAGAATTTGCTGGAGTTGTCCTTATATCTGGAAAAGGTCTGGAAAAATGGTCTTCAAGTCTTCATAAGTCTTCATGAatctctcctcaaggagaaacttaAGGAGATCCCATTTTTCCTAGAAAACATAAATAAAGACATAAAGTTATCCTATTTTGGGGAGTAACAATGGGATTGGTGTCCTAGAAAGTAAAGAAGAAATGAGACACTTGAATTTGTGATTAAATAGACTGCGTGTAAAAGTGGAACTAAGCCTATTACTTTTTCACAGCAATAAGTGTACCACAATAAATGAAATGGCAGATGAACACTCTGCAATGCGACGTTATCCACAATGATTTCTGTGTGTGCTTCTCCTCCCATCTATGTTGTCAACTGCTGACTGTCTCTTATAAAGATCTTCTCCTAACTTCTGATAGTTCTTAAATAGGGGCTAAACCTATATGCATAGGCTTTTGTAGTGGCTCTGTTTTCATTCCTGCACTCCGTCATATTTAGCTGGGAGAACAGTTTTCAAGACATATGTCTAACAGGAGCAGTTATGGGCCGCTAATATCTAGCCATGCAACACTGTTAGACTAGTAGGGGCCATGAGGCCCACTATAGCCTCTACAGGCAGATGGTGGTTGTGAGAAGTCAATATTAGTAAGATGTCTATATTACATCAGTTGattatttttacaaaaataaatatttaaataagTAACACTGCTGAATACAAGATAACATGTGATCTCTATGTATTTTGGGGTGCTAAATCCAAAAATAACACCTGTTCCTCCAGTCACGTCCAGTTTTTCCCCAAAACACTGTTTGCTAGTAAACTCTTGCAGTTAtaacataacattatatataactatatttttTGGAAATGCTGAGCGTGAAAAAAGATAATAGTGTGCAGAAAgatgctaattttcatttttgcgttttcgttttttcctccttgcgcttaaaaggccatagcacttgcatttttacacatacagaccaacatgatcccttattttttgcgtcactaattgtactttgcaatgacgggctgaatttttgcataaaatatgctgcgaaaccagaaaaaaattatatgcgcggtgaaattggaaaaaaaaaaaaagcaattctttttctttgggaggcttcatttttacgccatgtgtcctatggaaaaactgacatgttatatatgttcctcaagtcggtatgactaaaacgatatgtaacatgtataacttctaTTTTATTTGGTGGCTTCTAAaagattcaaaccattgttaacaaatataagttCTTTAaattcgctctattcccatgcttatagcacttttatcctttggtctatggggctgtgtgaggtgtcattttgtgcgccatgatgcgttctttctatcggtaccttgatgatgcatatgtgactttttgatcgctttttattacaatttttctggatttgatgcgaccaaaaatgcgcaattttgcactttgggatttttttgcgctgatgccatttaccgtgcgagatcaggaatgtgattaattaataatttgggcgattatgcacgcggcgatagcaaacatgtttgtttatttatttatttttctttataaaatgggaaaaggggggggtgattcaaactttcattaggggagggggctttttattaataacaacacttttttttttttttttttacacatatactagaagcccccctgggtttagggttattccccctggggttagggttattccccctgggggactttaagTATATGCAcaatgatctctcattgagatctatgctgtacagtaatacagcatagttcaatgagatcagtgttctattgcttttaaCAAAACTCCAGCTTCCAGCAAGTGGTATGcaaaaatggatttattcaaaAACCTTTGTCCCCGTACACATACTGCAGCAAGCCCCCGACAAGACGCCTACGCTGCCGtacgcagccttaatcatggctaaccTTCCATGGGGCTATGCTGCACTAAATAGCCGCTGTGTGGTGGTATACGTCATCCGCCCTGTGCGTCGCGGCATTGATGACGATATCACACATCACCTGCAGACTAATGAGCATCATCACCCGTGAAGTGTAAAAGACCGTGTAGTTAATATCATTAAGCTTCCTAAAAACAACACAAAAGGTTACTGTAAGCTCCCACCACTGGTTCTATCAATACAATCATATAATCATATTACATTGGGCATGAACTCGGGGGAAGACACACTATTCGGTGTCCTGTAATCACCGTGACTAGGGGGCAATTCACATTCAGTGTAAAGGGCAGGTCAAAATAACGCAGAGGAATGTTATTCACTGTTTTGCAAGGCAACTGCTATTCAGTAATATATGAGTAATTCCTTTCTCATGTTCATACCCTGCGGGTAGCAGGTATCCAGACGGAACATCCAGAAGGCTTCTTTATCCTTTAAAGCCCTCTGGATGTCTCCTCCCCTAATCGAGGTATGTACTTTTTCTATGGCAAAAACACGGAAGTACTTTGTGGATCCCTGGTGTACATCAGTGAAATGTTTGGATGCTCCCGATAAGGTTCTTCCACCAGGTCGTTCAATATCGTGTAAGTGTTCACACACACGCGTTTTTAATTTGCGTGTGGTGCAGCCCACATATAGTATGTTGCAGTGAGTACAACGAACAATGTATACTACGTTGTGGCTGTTGCAGTTCAAAAAGGACTTGATCTGATACTTTTGTTTTCCGGAGGTATCTGAAAAATCGCTGCATGTGGTCACGAACATACATGTTTTACATGGATGATGTCCACATTTGTAAAATCCAGTAGTGGATAACCAGGTGGAGTTCTATTGCTTttgactgctgcagccaaaagcaatagagtgcctagctgggatcagtgccattacggcgcagaccccgccTGGCACCAGACGCGGAGATCGTTTTTctgtgacaacgtcacggggggcaatctccccactagacaccagggatgaggctgcagtaagtattcagatgcagctgtggcTGCGCTGCCCCGCTCTGAAATCCCCCACCCACACGAGGGCATACAGTtatgtcctcgtgcgggaaggagTTAATATGCAATAGTGATAACTAAATGGAAGAATACTGAATAAATAGCTTAAAACTGCTCAAATCAGCATTTTGTGGCTATATAAGCAGCGTGAAAACCATCGGCAGCATTCAGTTATTTAAGTTAGCTAAGGAAATGATAATTTTTGcagtatacattaataacctaaattgaacagtttttttttgtttgtttttttaaatacatgtagCTGCATTTCCCAAAAGAAGTTAAAAGCTGGCTTCCAACCAAAGACAAAGaattccttaaagcgaatgtaccaataGGCTCGAGCTGAAGCAgtagaggcgggccgacccacgcccagtgggaggaaccccctgcccctctatgatgcggcttcattagaatcaatggagccatatcaaagaggggcagggggtttcctctcactgggggtcggcctgcctccaatgCTACAGCTCGGGGCTgttggtacatttgcttaaaTATCATGAAAACCATAGAAAAGAATGCTTGTTCTGCCTTTTCTGACATAATAACAGACTTGCTTGGCAACTTTAGGGCAGAAAATTATAACCTTTTAGTTCAAAACTTATTGATCTCTTTTCAAAGACTCCGGGGAAACATCTTAAACTACATTTTCTTCATAGCCACCTCAACTACTTCCCTTCAAATCTAGGAGCTATGAGTGAAGAACAAGGAGAACGCTTTTAACAAGACATCAAGACCATGGAACATAGATATTTGGGTAGATGGAACACAAACATGATGGCCGACTACTGCTGGTGTTTACAGCGTGACAACCCTGATCAGAACTAGTTCAGGGCAACCAAAAAGAGGTGAATTTTTCCCTAAAAATTAAACTTAACACAAACATTGCTCTCTTGGTTACACCATATTTCATGCTATTGCATCTTCAGAACTTATTACCCAGAATATTAGactttaaaaaacatttaaaggggtattccccccaaaattatttttgcattaatacgttgcccacctgtagctttccatctttccaatatcaaggtATTaaagattctgcacagttttgctgttatctaggtacattcatccccaccaaatgcatagaatcattagctctcagtccaacccgacacgctccatgctcctggccccgaccctccgagatgGCATCACGTCcttcttctcttcaatgggccgggttagcttgtaacccagccaaactgaagtgaaggaggactggGGTTGGCtgatgttagagagggagacagtggtcagtgcagctgtcactatcTCCCTCTCTAACTGCAGCCACACCAGTCACCTGTACCGTgtgcccccccagccccagagctcaccccctgactgtgccccccatcacccctgtcactcGCGGCTCATTCGCGCCCCTCGCCCACaacacaacccccccaccccccgtgctcATCCGCGGCACCTCACCTTCCTTACCGGCGGCACCCCTCACCCCCCCCACCCGCTGGGCTCATCGGCAGCACCTCTCGTCACCCGCCGCAGCGCTTAGCGCAACCCCCCCCCCGTCGTGCCGCCCGCTTACCGTCCCAGTATACCAGCGGCATTCCCCCAAACCCCCCCGCGCTGGGCTCAAtaacgccccccccccttcacccgcGGCTCACTTGTGCGCCACCCCCTCCCCCTGGGCTCAACAGATCAGTCTCACCTGTCCACCcacccatctcagctctgctgcaccgtgtcaccatctcagctctgctgcactgtttcaccatctcagctctgctacgccatcaccatctcagctctgctacgccattataactatctcagctctgctacttcatcatcatcaggcataagcattgcatgatgggaaatgtagtttcctatcttgataatagaccaccttttaaaaaaacgtgtaactcaggaacgacagcagctagaaagatgggagacggctcaaaatactcagggcgacttggtgagtaagagctatgtttgggagcattacatttttttttgctctttgggggaatacccctttaactccttcgcAAACCAGaacataaatgtacgccctgctgcTAGTGCTGGGCTTCAGAGTGGGGTCGTGTGgtgaccccgctctaaaccgccTCGGTCCTGGCTGCTATTTGCCGATGGGGACCACAGCTAGTAACGGGTGCCGCAtctgctaattagccatttaaaagCAGCTTTTAAAACTGACATTGCaattacatatagttgtaatggtagtgacttgaggaacatatataacatgtcagttttactctaggacaaacggtgtaaacaagaacaccaccaccacaaaaaaagaaaataaataaaaataaaaataatagtgtTGGTGTTGCTAaatatgggctcatgtgggtctgtaggtgaataaacacaagaaaaaaaggaaagcatTTTAGTTGATTGTCACCAGGAGATTTGTCTTTTGATCCAACCCGCTGCACGCTGGCACGTAAACTCACCTGTGGTGATCCATGTCCGGGGGCCCGACTTTGTTCCAGTCCCCAGGCACTGTTCAAATCCAGTGTGCATTCACGTCACCTgctcctgtgacccctcttctgtctcctgtgattgaaggccACTCTTCCATAGAGTTATGCTCTCTCATAGATAATGCAATGCACACACACCTTTTAGTCTCTTAGGGGACAAGTGTTTCTTGTTCTCGTGGAAGAAGAAGTATGGCTTGTAAACCCGGACAGAACCCCAAACCAGtccccatttaaatcaatggggaAACAAATGTATTTGGCCCAGAGGGTTACAGccctctgggggccagactggCTCTGTTGGAAGTGTGTGTTATGTGTATAAAATGTATGTGATGTGTACAGCGTGCGTGTATGAtggatgtaatgtatacagtatacaggggggctatctactatagggggactacacagggagccatctgctATAAGGGAACTAAACAGGTGGCAATCTACTATGGGGTAGGGGCTACAGATGGAGCTATTTACTATAAGAGAACTACACCTGGGGCCAACTACTAGAGGGGAATGACACAAAGGAGGCCCCCTACTATGTtgacactgcacagaggggacacCTAATATATAGAGATTGCTAAGAAGGAGCTTCTTACTATATGGAGATTATACAAAGAGTGACAAATACAATATGGAGACTTCACAAAGGAGGCCACcaactatatggagactgcagagaggggcccaatgggggggggggagcaggttgggtggacagcccagagCCCAGGGTACTTTTAATCAACCACTGTCCCAGTAGGTAAGCCAACTTCCCTTATTGTGAGTGCCGATAGTTGCTATTAGCTGCCTCCCTCCATTAGTGTTGGGCATCAGAGCTACCACCTAAATAAGTCATTTAGCACCCTATAAGCCACATTTAATAGTAACTACAGCATCTAGGTGCTTAATAGCTGCATGCCGGTTCCTTCTGCTCTCTGTCCCGCCTTCCCATGTGATGGAACCATAGGTCATAATAAGTGGGCATTTTTGAGATCTATATGTGGACAGGGTGTAGTAGAGAGATAAcaaacagtacactgcaatatattagtatttaaaaaaaaagtatgttacaaaaaaaacattactgGAATCTATTATTCTACTAAATATATTGTTAACTATAACATTATTTACCCCACATTTTGACATTTTTATAGTTACTGTGATAATGGAGAGACCAAGTTTTCTGAGCAGGCCACGGCCTATGGTGCACTTAGTGGTTATATCATAGACATGCCGATGTGTTAAtatgttttaaccctttgataTCTTATATGAGTGACTTTTTTATGCCCTCGAACAAAGAAATATCTGTGATCAGCAGAATTACATCAGCACATGTATCAGGACAATTATCTTTCCTGGAAAGTCTCACCGACCGGCGGTCCCCAAGTGATGAAAGTCTTCAGAGAAACATTAACAAGTGCACCTGGGGTGAGGATATTACCGCCAATTACCAGTACTGTGTCCTTATATAAGCCGCTCCCAggactatactgtatacatcgggctcagcgtgctgtatactatagagATTCCAGACTGGAAGATTCCTGACTGTAAGTACCTTATACTATAACTATAGACATccacatatatacatcacagctTCATGATATACATGTTTTATCCATCATTCATACACATCTGGACATCTCAGTTACAGATATTCTCACAGATGTCTCGACGCTTCAGAGTCCGCCTCTACTGTTCACGATAATCAATAACAAGGGTCCATGTCCAGTGGAACCTCCAGATCTATAACGAGCCGACCCgataaatgatgatgatgattattattattattattattattattattattattattattattattattatcattatttataaaatacccttaattccagagcgctatacaatagataggggtaacaaacataaacaatacaagatcaaaacaggttacatgaaggtaaatggcagactggtacatgggggaagaggaccctgccctcgagggcttacaatctataaggtattgggagagaaacaggaggtaaagtgcagccagtcacagtgtgatgcagaattataggttgtagcctagtttgaaaagatggattttcaggttacttttgaaggacttggtggtgaatgagagccggatgtgtcggggtagcgagttcccgagtatgggggaggcttgtgcaaagtcttggaggcggttatgtgaggtacgaacaagggggagtGCATACGGAGATCACTaaaggatcgaaggttgcgtgagggacggtagcgggatatcaggtcagagatgtacggaggggacaggttgtggatggccttgtaagtcatggtcaacaatttaaagtgaatacgttgggaaatggggagccagtgaagggattggcagaggggagaggcagagacaAAGTGAGGGGAAAGGTTGGTGATATACTGTGGTTCTTGCCTGCTAGTGTAGCTATACTATCATTTGTTCTTTATCACGTTTttgtagctatatatatatatatatatatatatttatttttttttattttttttttgggttggTCTACACACTTGCACTTTATGCTCCTGCAGGAAGAATGTCTATCATGCACAGTTCCAGTTACATTTGATTCATATTTTTATATACCAGAGAGccgctgtcaggactggcagatacagacaggacaagagacagtgaACCCTAgatctgaatccacccactgtccatacctacttgcctcagttgaCCCTAGgcagtcgcggacaaccacgaagacattccCTATGCTACGTATGTGAGGCACAggacaatacggacagacaaaaacacaataaggagaagTGGACAAGCTGGGTCCAACCATAGGGgaaacgcagtacagaatcagctaAACAAAGGATAGTCACAAGGCAGGCGGGGGTCAGTGTAACAGGAATCAGAGAGCAAGGATTAGGACAGGGTTCGCAGGAGAAGAcacgggggagctgggaccaggaatacacctaatagCCAGCGGTTTGAAGCTGGCTCTACCTGAACTTTATACTGGAACAGGAGCCCGGACCAGGAGctaattggtccggcctcctgactcCAGctaggatacagctgtggtactGCAGGCCAAGCgtcagagcgatccgtcactcagcctgcgtGATCCTGATCAGCTGTGTTCCGGTCCGGCCAGGAAAGTCATGTGAGCCCGCGGCctccctggttgtcagggacgccgtcgggtctccatgATGTCACTCAGCTCTGGCAGGCGGAACGAGGGCACGCTcctgagccggccgccggagccgagctgaaTGCAGACGTCGCTGGACCCGGgcgaggtaagttcctgacagctgCGTTGTATTTACAGGCTGTTGGTTATTTTCTTGACAACTTTTGAATTACGTGGGATGATTTTAATTGttttgttagggtgcgttcacacctaccgcatccgcagcttatttttccgcggaaatccgcaggtctggtagtgcagatttcaacctgcgagaaatccgcatatgtgtgcgttttgcgttttttctgcagcaagtttatcgcaactgaaatgtcagtttaaaatgtctctcat from Dendropsophus ebraccatus isolate aDenEbr1 chromosome 1, aDenEbr1.pat, whole genome shotgun sequence includes these protein-coding regions:
- the LOC138784818 gene encoding vomeronasal type-2 receptor 26-like; the encoded protein is LEKALILNSSQISWPTGDQQVPRSVCSESCPVGYRKAAIQDHPVCCFECVPCLQDEITNQTDSINCIRCPWDQWPNHKKSICLLKPIEFLSYEDVLGATLAASSLISSIFPLFILRLFIKHRTTPIVKASNYSLSCLLLMSLCLCFYCSLVFIGYPERYKCLLRQVTFGLVFTLSVACILAKTVMVVLAFMATKPGSSLRRWTTFRVSYMIISICCLLQFILCVTWLSITPPYAQYNTYIRPDIIMIDCNEGSPIAFWTMLGYHFLLATISFIVAFLARNLPDSFNEAQYITFSMLAFLSVWISYIPASLSAQGRYTVAMEIFAILASSWALVICMFLPKCFFILFRPEINSKENIMGKNKVNTISVQ